The following DNA comes from Camelina sativa cultivar DH55 chromosome 14, Cs, whole genome shotgun sequence.
AGGGTCTGGCGTTACTTGGAAAAACAGAGATCCATCTTGAATAAGAGCCAACAACATCTGCTAGTGATCTGTATACCTAAAAGATGATTATTGTCAAATGTTGATTGCATTAACATTACCAGTAAATTGTTAGTAAGCAAGGGTATGAACTGACATACAACACATATAAACCCCTTGAGCTCACTAGATGGCCTAGCGGAGAATGCAGAAACCAATTGCATGATCAGTGAAAAATCAAAAGCCTCTCCCTCTTGCAAGATAATTTCAGAAACCTGAAACAATAGAATCCTTTAGTAAAAGATAGGGATTGACAATAGAAAATGCAACTCCTGAAAACTGCGAAGATTAAAGCTAACATCACcaatctttcaaaaaaaaaaaaataataacggATGGATAAATAACAGAGAGACGGGACAATTCACAGTAGAGAACCCATACAATGTGATCCCAACATTCTCTGGGTTGTTCTAAAAACCAGAAActtaaaatgaaacaatttgATTTAAAGAAAAGAGGTCAAGGTTGCTCACCGCATTAAGAGCAAACAATTTCGCCTCAACCTCCCTCAAGGGCATCGAAACATTTGAAGAAGGCAGACCACCAAAAAATAACTACAGGTATATTAGCAGGAAAAGGTTAAAAATAATAGAACAAAGAAGCCGTTTCAAAGTGACacagtccaaaaaaaaaattaaaatttaaggtAAGATTCCTCTTACACAAACCCACAGCATAATACAAATTAGTTGTGTAGCGAATACTGACTTATATACTGAATTTGAATTGTCAATTGGCACACCTTACTCACAAATGTTGTAGGATGGAGTAGCTGACAAATATCAACCAAGAGCTCAAgcaaattatttctaaaatgcAAAAGGCCATCGGGAAGATCAAGTCCTGGACCCTCATCACTGGAGGTAAACTCATCAACCTGAAGATAGATCGCTAAGGAAGTTTAGAAGCACAAAAAAACGAGCACATGTGCAACAATTCATGGACTTATGAACATTTACGAAATGACAAAGCTAGAATAACAATATTAGGTTGATACAGTGAGTGGAATGTGGTACAAAGAAGAAAGGTAAGACAGAGATGCAAGAAACTGTGAATGACAAGcctaaaagtttcaaaattgtGAATTGGAATATAGTTTCCACCAAAACCTATTAGTTGACCAAACTTAACCATAAAGAATATAACATTAAGGACAGAATTCTAGGTTAACAGAATCGTacattataatttgttttctttcaaggTATTCTGGTTCTACAACTGATATGATAGTGCTTCTAGATATATGAAAACTGAACTAAAGAAAGTTGCCAAGATGTAACCTGAGCGCGGAGAACAAGAGCATCAACTAAAGCTGAGAAAACTGGTAGAAATATATCTTTCACACGATTTCTGTCATTCTGTCTGTTTCCACCTAGGCTAAGTATATATGTTGCAAAAGTTGACctgcaaataataataaagtctGAGAGCAAAGAACAGCCAGCAGAAATCCCTCTGATGAAgatggcaaaaaaaatattgtaaagaaGCTTAATAAGACCAAAATAATACCAAAACTGTACAGTTGAGTCCGCAATCTCCCAGTCTTCACTTGGAAATGACACGCAGCTGGAAATATAATTGATCGACAGTAAACAAGAGTAATGTGGAAAAGATATTAATGCAACCCAAAAGAGAAGTCATGTTTGGAGAAAACATAAATCGAGGAAGAAAAATTTGGGAAACTATGTGAATACATAGACTGTCAAATGATTAAGGCCTTCAATTGTTTCTAACGCCGAATTTTAATGTCCGCGTTTGTATTTTCATGTGAGAAGAAAATTGAATACAAAATAATCAGTTTTATATAAATGCTTTTGAAAAGTGCAAACACAAACCAAGAAGAATCACCCGTTTACAATTAACATAAGGAATTTTGGTTAAAAGGCAAAAATGATGTGAGTTTATATGGAAAAATATACACTATATGTATAAGTAAACACGCACGCAAACAAGCAATGAAGACCTACTATTCACCTCAAAATCGCATCAGTCAGAATAAGCGCTTCAGAACTTGCTTCAACTATCAAACAGGGTGCCTGAAACATATTGCAAACTGACGTGAGCCTCgagacaaagcaaaaaaaataaagttaagtgAAGAGTAATAACGTCACAACAATATATAACACTCATGAGGAGATAAAATGGAACTCAAACTCACAGCTTGCCCGATTTCAGACATCAAGCATGCCAGGCCAGAGACAATTTTCAGATCAGCATTTATAAGAGCTGGTTTTAGAAGTGTATCTCTGAGAAACTGTACTTTGTACAATAAAACCTGAGGAAGATCCtgcaagaagaaaacaagtcaaAGCTAAGAAAATCCAGACACATACACTTTTGCTATTGAACTATAAGATAATATGTAAGCTTTTGCTATTACACTATAAGACAATACATTGATACTAAACCCTATGCAGTATGCAAAGCATTTAACCATTATGTATAAACAAATCATAGCAGaatatacaaagaaaaagatgcCAATACAATGTAGTTCAAACATACCTCATGCCGAGTAACAAGTTCAACAAGCACTTCAATGGCGAGATCAAAAGTAGTACCCTATGGAACGCAGATTAATCAAAACACAAGATTGAATAGAAAAGCAGGTTGCAGAAAAGTGACAGTAATTTTAAACTACACCACAAAGAAAAGTCACCTGCAGGGCATTGAATACATAGTTAAGAAGGGGATGTGAAGGCGCTGCGCCTTGTGGAATCTCAGAGAAACATCCAGCACGGACCTAACATAAAGAGGAAAGACATCAACATGAAATCCAGTGAAAACTACAACGCGAGGtctacatgaaaaaaaaaaaaaaacaacatacccAACTCAGTAAGCAACGAAGTATTTTACGGTTGTTGTCATGCGGATAATGAGGGGAAGCGAATTGCTTCTCAGACTGCTGGAGTAAGAAATCAAGAACCATGGAAGTATGCGAGAGAAGCTGTTACATAGCGGTTCAAAAAGCGAGGTTGAGTAAAAACaaggataaaaaaaacacaaacttttgaGTTGAGAAAAGAAaggggaggaagaagaagagaagggaaCAACAAACCTCTTGACGAAGATCAGATTGATGAGAGAAATGGCGAGTGTCAGAAATCTCTTCAGGTAAGACGGTGAGAAGCTCAAGCAAGACGACATTACCATCATCCTGAGCCTGAAGAGTCTGGAGTGCGAACATCAACTTATCAAAGGGCTTTGAATAAGGATCCGCGTGAAGAAGAAGCGCCGAGAGAGCTAAACATATCTGCGTCAATAACTGCAATTCCACCCCACAATTCCAATTGTTTCATTCCCATCGCCGgagcaaacacacacaaacaaNacacacaaacaaaaagaaagaagggtACAATAAATACCTGAGGAACACCGGAGCTGTATCTCTTAGCAGCAAGAAGAAGGGCATTGAGAAGAGCATCTTTAGCAGTTGATTGAAGATTCGACGCTTCGTTCTGAATCTGAAAacccaaacacacacacataaaaagagagagggagaggttaaaacaaaacaaaaacaaaaagaaggggTTTTTTGAATCTGAGGGATGGAAAAATTTGACCTTTCGACGGAGAATTTGGGCGGCGAAGAATTGGAGGTCGAAAAGAGAAACAATCGGGGAAGTGAGGAGAGAAGTGGAGACATCCCAAGCAGCGGGAGTGAGCTGGAATTGAACAAGCCATTGATTAGCTGCAACTCTGTTGGAAGATTCTGGATCGTGATTCAATACATGAATTGCTTCTGCTACTTTCCTCTGTAACTCCAttcaattctttcttttttgcattccactctctctc
Coding sequences within:
- the LOC104739950 gene encoding importin-13-like isoform X2, with product MELQRKVAEAIHVLNHDPESSNRVAANQWLVQFQLTPAAWDVSTSLLTSPIVSLFDLQFFAAQILRRKIQNEASNLQSTAKDALLNALLLAAKRYSSGVPQLLTQICLALSALLLHADPYSKPFDKLMFALQTLQAQDDGNVVLLELLTVLPEEISDTRHFSHQSDLRQELLSHTSMVLDFLLQQSEKQFASPHYPHDNNRKILRCLLSWVRAGCFSEIPQGAAPSHPLLNYVFNALQGTTFDLAIEVLVELVTRHEDLPQVLLYKVQFLRDTLLKPALINADLKIVSGLACLMSEIGQAAPCLIVEASSEALILTDAILSCVSFPSEDWEIADSTVQFWSTFATYILSLGGNRQNDRNRVKDIFLPVFSALVDALVLRAQVDEFTSSDEGPGLDLPDGLLHFRNNLLELLVDICQLLHPTTFLFFGGLPSSNVSMPLREVEAKLFALNAVSEIILQEGEAFDFSLIMQLVSAFSARPSSELKGFICVVYRSLADVVGSYSRWISVFPSNARPLLLFLAGGISEPICSHACASALRKICEDAPAVIQETSNLDILMRIGECLEQWNLALEDEEEVITAITVILGSVSNKELQNKLLTQLLSSSYEVLSQLVDEDVESSGRQSPATYTRMLSSVTRGLYRIGTVFSHLATSLSSVPVADGPILSLLTVFWPILEKLFRSEHMESGSLAAAACRALSVAVQSSGEHFMLLLPSVLDCLSRNFLSFQSQECYIRTACVIAEEFCHKEEYGSLFITTFERFTQASSLMGINSSYICDQEPDLVEAYVNFASALIRGCHKELLGTSGTLLEISFHKAAICCTAMHRGAALAAMSYLSGFLEVSLSSMIETVNCISEGSFSVVSVQVVSHCGEGLLSNLVYALLGVAAMSRVQKCSTILQQLAAICSLCERTSWKGMLCWKSLQGWLNSAVWALPCEYLKQGEAESIVREWSEALGGAGIDYLENKSCNFGNNNSQVGGHMQGKHGRALKRLVRDFADSHRNDPNLNII
- the LOC104739950 gene encoding importin-13-like isoform X1, whose product is MELQRKVAEAIHVLNHDPESSNRVAANQWLVQFQLTPAAWDVSTSLLTSPIVSLFDLQFFAAQILRRKIQNEASNLQSTAKDALLNALLLAAKRYSSGVPQLLTQICLALSALLLHADPYSKPFDKLMFALQTLQAQDDGNVVLLELLTVLPEEISDTRHFSHQSDLRQELLSHTSMVLDFLLQQSEKQFASPHYPHDNNRKILRCLLSWVRAGCFSEIPQGAAPSHPLLNYVFNALQGTTFDLAIEVLVELVTRHEDLPQVLLYKVQFLRDTLLKPALINADLKIVSGLACLMSEIGQAAPCLIVEASSEALILTDAILSCVSFPSEDWEIADSTVQFWSTFATYILSLGGNRQNDRNRVKDIFLPVFSALVDALVLRAQVDEFTSSDEGPGLDLPDGLLHFRNNLLELLVDICQLLHPTTFVSKLFFGGLPSSNVSMPLREVEAKLFALNAVSEIILQEGEAFDFSLIMQLVSAFSARPSSELKGFICVVYRSLADVVGSYSRWISVFPSNARPLLLFLAGGISEPICSHACASALRKICEDAPAVIQETSNLDILMRIGECLEQWNLALEDEEEVITAITVILGSVSNKELQNKLLTQLLSSSYEVLSQLVDEDVESSGRQSPATYTRMLSSVTRGLYRIGTVFSHLATSLSSVPVADGPILSLLTVFWPILEKLFRSEHMESGSLAAAACRALSVAVQSSGEHFMLLLPSVLDCLSRNFLSFQSQECYIRTACVIAEEFCHKEEYGSLFITTFERFTQASSLMGINSSYICDQEPDLVEAYVNFASALIRGCHKELLGTSGTLLEISFHKAAICCTAMHRGAALAAMSYLSGFLEVSLSSMIETVNCISEGSFSVVSVQVVSHCGEGLLSNLVYALLGVAAMSRVQKCSTILQQLAAICSLCERTSWKGMLCWKSLQGWLNSAVWALPCEYLKQGEAESIVREWSEALGGAGIDYLENKSCNFGNNNSQVGGHMQGKHGRALKRLVRDFADSHRNDPNLNII